The Hymenobacter sp. GOD-10R genome includes a window with the following:
- a CDS encoding MFS transporter yields MFQDRRLYLIYAIILLDVIVGSAVGPIMPEFVRGLPQPQVWLSVGTALFLGVQLFSAPLLGRLSDGYGRRPILILSAVGTLAANCLLLPVRTSFYFANRLSDGLTNGMYATVRSAITDISPKERLFQNLGIEGAIVSLGFVLGPMAAGLALTVFAVPLPEQAQVVASLAVGLSGLNVLLSLGFRETQLQRSLVRGAELWTEVGRATNVLTIWARLRAHDLAAPGLRRVVLTQVALTLSTGYYFYFVAYASLGELQLSARALSYYFIFFGGLSIVINYLFYTYLAGRLPPRRTIFWLALIGAPTLGGYGLIGHSIAALTMLTIVDCLTLSLIQGLLEGLLAQRTTDTNRGEIFGLNQAMQGLASIATTLVFGALSLLDLRLPFAWFALCLGGVVWLARPERH; encoded by the coding sequence ATGTTCCAGGACCGCCGCCTTTATCTGATCTATGCTATTATTCTGCTCGACGTCATTGTCGGGTCTGCGGTGGGGCCAATCATGCCAGAGTTTGTGCGCGGGTTGCCGCAGCCGCAGGTGTGGCTCTCGGTCGGTACGGCGCTCTTTTTGGGGGTACAACTTTTTTCGGCGCCGCTGCTAGGTCGTCTTTCCGATGGTTACGGGCGGCGGCCTATCCTGATTCTTTCAGCAGTAGGCACATTGGCGGCGAACTGCTTGCTGTTGCCGGTTCGTACAAGCTTCTACTTTGCCAACCGCCTCAGCGATGGACTAACCAACGGCATGTACGCCACCGTACGCTCGGCCATCACCGACATCTCTCCGAAGGAACGGCTATTTCAGAACCTAGGTATTGAGGGCGCCATTGTGTCGTTAGGCTTTGTGCTGGGCCCCATGGCCGCCGGGCTGGCGCTGACCGTTTTTGCCGTGCCGTTGCCGGAGCAAGCGCAGGTTGTCGCCAGCCTAGCCGTTGGGTTATCGGGCCTGAACGTTCTGCTCAGCCTAGGTTTTCGCGAAACGCAGCTTCAGCGCTCCTTGGTACGCGGCGCGGAGCTGTGGACCGAAGTAGGCCGCGCGACAAACGTCTTAACGATTTGGGCCCGTCTTCGAGCACACGACCTAGCAGCGCCGGGTTTGCGACGCGTAGTACTCACTCAGGTAGCGCTTACCCTCAGCACGGGCTATTACTTCTACTTCGTTGCCTATGCCAGCCTGGGAGAGTTGCAACTCAGCGCGCGAGCCCTCTCGTATTATTTCATTTTCTTCGGCGGGCTCAGCATTGTCATCAACTATTTGTTTTACACTTACCTAGCTGGGCGCTTGCCACCGCGCCGCACCATCTTTTGGTTGGCGCTGATCGGCGCCCCTACCTTAGGTGGCTATGGTTTGATCGGCCACTCCATTGCTGCGCTAACCATGCTTACCATAGTCGATTGCCTCACGCTTTCTCTTATTCAAGGCTTGCTGGAAGGCCTACTCGCCCAGCGAACGACGGACACCAATCGGGGCGAAATCTTTGGCTTAAATCAAGCGATGCAAGGCTTAGCGAGCATTGCAACTACGCTGGTATTTGGCGCGTTGTCATTGCTCGACCTGCGGTTACCTTTTGCCTGGTTTGCGCTGTGCCTCGGCGGGGTTGTGTGGCTAGCGCGACCTGAGCGTCATTGA
- a CDS encoding MBL fold metallo-hydrolase — protein MAARISYANNPQLPTIRRNYPGNKLFGQEFANGEELYEPSFSTVFRWKLLTKNPQEAEKKADTWAPTVVPCADVFSSQEDMLVWLGHACFLLRVGGRTLLFDPVLFDSNFLRHRHPLPCRPEDIRNIDYLVLSHGHRDHLDERSIKLLARQNPQMQALTPLRMAPLLRGMARQLPVQEAGWWQQYDLGPHAPFEITYLPASHWHRRGLNDLNRVLWGSFMIRTADKLIYFAGDTSYTPHFEQIEEQFGPIDIAIMPIGAYKPSFMMHLSHMDPHEAAKAANVLRAGHVVPMHYGTFDLSDEPASEPLRTLEEVAHGGMLRGDLHAPAVGEVMHWPNWE, from the coding sequence ATGGCCGCCCGCATTAGCTACGCCAACAATCCGCAGTTGCCAACTATACGGCGTAATTATCCCGGCAACAAGCTGTTCGGGCAAGAGTTTGCCAATGGCGAAGAGCTGTACGAACCTAGCTTCAGCACGGTGTTTCGTTGGAAACTTCTGACGAAGAACCCACAGGAAGCCGAGAAGAAGGCCGACACCTGGGCACCCACAGTCGTGCCGTGCGCCGATGTTTTCAGCTCCCAAGAAGACATGCTGGTATGGCTAGGTCATGCGTGCTTCCTGCTGCGCGTCGGTGGGCGCACGCTCCTCTTCGACCCCGTCCTGTTCGATTCCAATTTTCTGCGGCACCGCCATCCGTTGCCTTGCCGCCCCGAGGACATTCGCAACATTGACTACCTGGTTCTTAGCCACGGTCACCGCGACCACCTTGATGAGCGCTCCATTAAGCTGCTAGCCCGCCAAAATCCGCAGATGCAGGCCCTCACGCCTTTGCGTATGGCTCCGCTCTTGCGCGGCATGGCGCGGCAGCTTCCGGTGCAGGAGGCCGGTTGGTGGCAGCAGTACGACCTAGGTCCGCATGCGCCGTTCGAGATTACGTACCTGCCTGCCTCGCACTGGCACCGCCGCGGCCTCAACGACCTGAACCGGGTGCTTTGGGGCAGCTTCATGATTCGGACAGCGGATAAGCTCATCTACTTCGCGGGCGACACTTCGTACACCCCTCATTTCGAGCAGATCGAAGAACAGTTTGGCCCTATTGATATTGCCATCATGCCGATTGGCGCATACAAACCGTCCTTCATGATGCATCTGAGCCACATGGATCCGCACGAAGCAGCCAAGGCCGCCAACGTACTGCGGGCCGGCCACGTGGTACCTATGCACTACGGCACCTTCGACCTTTCCGATGAGCCCGCCTCTGAGCCTCTTCGGACGCTGGAAGAGGTAGCGCATGGCGGCATGCTCCGTGGCGACCTGCACGCGCCGGCTGTGGGCGAGGTAATGCATTGGCCTAATTGGGAGTAA
- a CDS encoding sodium:solute symporter has protein sequence MSPTLVLSLIAGYFTVLIIISLLTSRKATSESFFIANRNAPWYMVAFAMIGTSLSGVTFISVPGMVMGQAWSYMAVVFGYIVGYLVIGTVLMPLYYRLQLVSIYTYLEQRFGFWSYKTGAFFFLLSRAIGAAFRLFLVAGVLQFAVFDAMGVPFAVTVSVSILLIYLYTFRGGLKTILWTDAFQTFAMLLCVGVSIYLISSELNLGFKQMVQAVRDSDMSRIYFSDLKDDKYFWKQFASGAFITIVMTGLDQDLMQKNLSCRNLQEAQKNMFWFTISIVVVNVFFLSLGILLYKFAAAKGIQLPTNPATGKIIGDNVFPLLATEHFTLFAGIVFILGIIAVTYASADSALTALTTSFCVDFLDIKRFPEQQQARYRKLAHLAFSILLILIILIFKAINDQSVITAVFKAAGYTYGPLLGLYSFGLFSRRALQDKLVPYICLACPILTFIINANSKAWFGGYEFGFEILIVNGLMTFLGLLAISRPAPLPVNSAR, from the coding sequence ATGTCTCCTACTCTGGTCCTCAGCCTGATTGCCGGCTACTTCACCGTTCTGATTATCATTTCCTTGCTCACCTCTCGCAAGGCAACGAGTGAGAGCTTCTTTATTGCAAACCGCAACGCGCCGTGGTACATGGTAGCCTTTGCCATGATCGGCACGTCGCTCTCGGGTGTTACATTCATTTCGGTACCGGGCATGGTAATGGGGCAAGCGTGGAGCTACATGGCTGTGGTGTTTGGCTATATCGTTGGCTACTTGGTGATCGGAACGGTACTCATGCCGCTCTATTACCGGCTTCAACTCGTCTCGATTTACACCTACTTAGAGCAGCGGTTCGGTTTCTGGAGCTACAAGACGGGCGCCTTCTTCTTCCTGTTGTCGCGGGCTATTGGGGCGGCGTTCCGCTTGTTTCTGGTGGCTGGTGTGCTCCAATTCGCGGTATTCGACGCTATGGGCGTGCCTTTCGCCGTCACCGTCTCGGTTAGCATCCTGCTTATTTATCTCTACACCTTCCGCGGCGGCCTCAAGACCATTCTGTGGACGGATGCCTTCCAAACCTTCGCGATGCTCTTGTGCGTGGGCGTGAGCATCTACCTGATTTCCTCAGAGTTGAACCTAGGTTTCAAGCAGATGGTACAGGCTGTGCGCGACAGTGACATGTCACGCATTTACTTCTCCGACCTAAAAGACGACAAATACTTCTGGAAGCAGTTTGCCTCCGGCGCCTTCATCACGATTGTCATGACGGGTCTCGATCAGGACTTGATGCAGAAGAATCTGAGCTGCCGCAACTTGCAGGAGGCGCAGAAAAACATGTTCTGGTTCACCATTTCCATTGTGGTTGTCAACGTGTTTTTCTTGTCACTAGGCATATTGCTCTACAAGTTTGCCGCCGCAAAAGGCATTCAACTGCCTACCAACCCAGCAACTGGCAAAATTATCGGCGACAACGTGTTTCCGCTGCTAGCCACCGAGCACTTCACGCTGTTCGCGGGTATCGTGTTTATCCTAGGCATCATTGCCGTCACCTACGCTTCGGCTGATTCGGCCCTTACGGCCCTCACGACTTCTTTCTGCGTCGATTTTCTGGACATCAAGCGCTTTCCGGAACAGCAGCAGGCCCGCTACCGCAAGCTAGCCCACCTAGCTTTTTCCATTCTTCTCATCCTGATCATCCTGATCTTCAAAGCCATTAATGACCAAAGTGTTATTACGGCCGTGTTCAAAGCGGCGGGCTACACCTACGGCCCATTGCTTGGCTTGTACTCGTTTGGGCTGTTTTCGCGCCGGGCCCTTCAGGATAAACTCGTCCCTTACATTTGCCTGGCTTGCCCGATCCTGACGTTTATCATCAATGCCAATTCCAAAGCGTGGTTCGGCGGCTACGAGTTTGGCTTCGAGATATTGATAGTCAACGGCTTAATGACTTTTTTGGGCCTCTTAGCAATTTCACGACCAGCCCCACTTCCGGTGAACTCTGCTCGCTAG
- a CDS encoding phosphatase PAP2 family protein → MTNHLRRLLAGLTLFVAEFTVTMLIGILGVIMFLFLGREVLNQQVTAFDEQATNWVRELLGPNQLGWIRGVTFLASANFIVIAALLLIGGFLLRRRHRWYMLLVPVVAIGSIVLNLTLKNAYQRPRPAMPVVAAQGLSFPSGHAMIAASFYGLLIYLVQTHMRRPSLRWVRRLTIVGLLLLILLIGLTRVYLRVHYTSDVLAGFMAGGVWLLIAIPLLKRIENETKKRFKKTLQSAGKQAL, encoded by the coding sequence ATGACGAATCATCTGCGCCGTTTGCTGGCTGGGCTCACGCTGTTTGTGGCGGAGTTCACTGTTACCATGCTGATTGGTATTCTTGGAGTCATCATGTTCCTATTCTTAGGACGTGAAGTGCTTAACCAGCAGGTAACTGCGTTTGATGAGCAAGCAACAAATTGGGTGCGGGAACTGCTAGGACCCAATCAACTCGGCTGGATCCGAGGTGTGACGTTTTTGGCTTCCGCCAATTTCATCGTCATCGCCGCCTTGTTACTGATTGGGGGCTTTTTGCTAAGAAGGCGTCACCGTTGGTACATGCTGTTGGTGCCAGTGGTGGCTATTGGCAGCATTGTACTAAATCTAACATTGAAAAACGCGTACCAGCGGCCTCGCCCAGCCATGCCCGTGGTAGCGGCACAAGGCTTGAGCTTTCCCAGCGGCCACGCCATGATTGCCGCTTCCTTCTATGGCTTGCTTATTTATTTGGTCCAAACCCACATGCGGCGCCCATCTTTGCGGTGGGTGCGGCGGTTGACAATTGTGGGGCTACTACTGCTTATTCTGCTCATTGGTCTCACGCGTGTGTACCTGCGCGTGCACTACACCTCCGATGTACTCGCCGGCTTTATGGCCGGTGGTGTATGGCTCCTGATTGCAATTCCGTTGCTCAAACGCATCGAAAATGAGACGAAAAAGCGGTTTAAAAAGACATTGCAATCAGCTGGAAAACAGGCTTTATAG
- a CDS encoding class I SAM-dependent methyltransferase, producing the protein MKTPDSGFDRIAGFYDLLASLVFGQALRLAQQAALADLPPGAPRILIMGGGTGWVLGEVLRRSPQAQVLYVEASPAMLRKSQTTLQRTAPRHQAQVEFRLGTEASLVAHETFDVIVTFFFLDLFEPKRLQAVLHQLNAARQPGGVWLLADFCKPPRWWQRVLLAVMYQFFRVTTSISARQLPALPTELTKLGLRMRNRQSFYAGMIEAAIFEEQTEA; encoded by the coding sequence ATGAAAACTCCAGATTCGGGCTTCGACCGTATAGCAGGTTTCTACGACTTGCTGGCGAGTCTGGTATTTGGCCAAGCATTGCGACTGGCTCAGCAAGCTGCATTGGCAGATTTGCCGCCTGGCGCCCCCCGAATCCTTATTATGGGTGGCGGCACTGGCTGGGTCCTGGGCGAAGTGTTACGCCGGAGCCCACAGGCGCAGGTGCTTTACGTGGAGGCCTCTCCTGCTATGCTGCGCAAGTCACAGACGACACTACAACGCACCGCACCTAGGCACCAAGCGCAGGTTGAATTTCGGCTTGGCACCGAAGCTTCACTCGTTGCGCACGAAACCTTCGATGTGATTGTCACCTTTTTCTTCCTCGATCTATTCGAGCCGAAGCGGCTGCAAGCGGTATTGCACCAGCTCAATGCCGCGCGGCAACCCGGCGGCGTGTGGTTGCTGGCTGATTTTTGCAAGCCTCCACGGTGGTGGCAACGGGTATTACTGGCCGTGATGTATCAGTTCTTTCGGGTGACTACCAGTATTAGTGCCCGGCAGCTTCCGGCGCTACCCACTGAGCTGACCAAGCTAGGGTTGCGAATGCGCAACCGGCAGTCTTTTTACGCGGGTATGATTGAAGCCGCCATTTTTGAGGAGCAAACAGAAGCGTGA
- a CDS encoding endo-1,4-beta-xylanase — MITRKLSLLSLSLVASVSLYAQNAPVTQQMESGTLGSDWSTLTAAGVTYITSATDVAATQNPGNATKVASYTVTFPGPGSYDLYVRVRVGSGAANDDSFYYGNGFGVKDPTSNDDWTICNNLYGVGYTGGAVAVDGGGTAAQTGVWKWLNLSKFNGGEAPVTFVVPAGSLTQTFQIGGRENGLDIDKVVFGTTGLYFTVNNLDNGQQGAVNPPTPPPTPTGPPIAAGKSKFLGGVYSGPQAPNFTAYWNQVTPENAGKWGSVESTRNVMNWTELDAAYKLAKDNGLPFKMHTLIWGSQQPTWIASLPPAEQLAEIKEWYMLVAQRYPNIDIIEVVNEPLHAPPTSPGTNGDGGNYANALGGSGTTGWDWVITSFQLARQYFPQAKLWLNDYSVENTITSAQNYLVIVNLLKSRGLIDGIGVQGHAFSTRGTPASTLTTTINSFGQTGLPVYITELDIDGVNAQGQLDDQIQLQEYQRVFPLFWTNPGIKGITLWGYRIGHWRTTQGAYLVNSDETERPALTWLRAYVKETVLGTKAAASFAVNAYPNPAAGGHFTLQGTDKLSRIRVLDLSGKQVYTVQVAKQSAVDVKLNVAPGLYIVELSDGQSTQSKKLVVQ; from the coding sequence ATGATAACACGTAAACTCAGTTTACTTTCCCTGTCACTAGTAGCCTCAGTGAGCCTCTACGCCCAGAATGCGCCGGTAACGCAGCAAATGGAATCGGGTACGCTTGGCAGTGACTGGAGCACGCTCACCGCTGCCGGTGTGACGTACATCACCTCCGCTACCGATGTTGCAGCCACCCAAAACCCCGGCAATGCCACGAAGGTAGCTAGCTACACCGTCACGTTTCCGGGGCCGGGCTCCTACGACTTGTATGTGCGCGTGCGGGTAGGCTCGGGCGCCGCCAACGACGACAGCTTCTACTACGGCAATGGCTTCGGCGTAAAGGACCCTACCAGCAACGATGATTGGACCATCTGCAACAACTTGTACGGAGTGGGCTACACTGGCGGCGCCGTGGCCGTTGACGGTGGCGGCACGGCAGCCCAAACCGGCGTGTGGAAGTGGCTCAATCTTTCCAAATTTAATGGTGGTGAGGCACCCGTCACCTTCGTCGTACCCGCCGGCAGCCTGACGCAGACCTTCCAAATTGGCGGACGCGAAAACGGACTGGATATCGACAAGGTGGTATTTGGCACGACGGGGTTATACTTCACCGTCAACAACCTCGATAATGGGCAGCAGGGTGCCGTTAATCCACCCACACCGCCCCCCACCCCCACAGGCCCGCCCATCGCTGCGGGTAAGTCGAAGTTTCTAGGTGGTGTATATAGCGGCCCGCAGGCGCCCAACTTTACCGCTTACTGGAACCAGGTGACGCCTGAAAATGCCGGTAAGTGGGGGTCCGTAGAATCGACCCGGAACGTGATGAACTGGACGGAGCTCGACGCGGCTTACAAGCTAGCCAAGGATAATGGCTTGCCGTTCAAAATGCACACGCTCATCTGGGGTTCGCAGCAGCCAACTTGGATTGCTAGCCTTCCTCCAGCCGAACAGCTAGCCGAAATCAAGGAATGGTACATGTTAGTGGCTCAGCGGTACCCAAACATTGATATCATTGAAGTGGTGAATGAGCCGCTGCATGCTCCGCCTACCTCGCCGGGTACCAATGGGGATGGTGGCAACTACGCTAATGCCCTAGGAGGCAGCGGCACCACCGGTTGGGATTGGGTGATTACCTCGTTCCAACTCGCCCGTCAGTATTTCCCACAAGCTAAGCTATGGCTCAATGACTACAGCGTGGAAAACACAATCACCAGTGCGCAGAACTACCTAGTCATTGTCAATCTGCTCAAAAGCAGAGGCTTGATTGACGGCATTGGCGTGCAAGGTCACGCATTTTCTACTCGTGGCACTCCGGCCTCGACACTCACGACTACGATCAACTCATTCGGGCAAACAGGGCTTCCTGTTTACATCACGGAGCTCGATATTGACGGTGTCAATGCGCAAGGGCAACTAGATGACCAAATTCAGCTACAAGAGTACCAGCGCGTATTCCCTCTGTTCTGGACGAATCCTGGGATTAAAGGCATAACGCTTTGGGGCTACCGCATCGGGCACTGGCGCACCACGCAGGGCGCATACCTGGTGAACTCCGATGAAACCGAGCGGCCCGCCTTGACGTGGCTACGGGCCTACGTGAAAGAAACCGTGCTAGGTACCAAAGCCGCAGCGTCATTTGCCGTTAACGCCTACCCAAACCCAGCTGCTGGCGGCCACTTCACTTTGCAAGGTACCGACAAACTCAGCCGTATCCGCGTGCTCGACCTGAGCGGTAAGCAGGTATACACCGTGCAAGTTGCCAAGCAATCTGCTGTAGACGTGAAGCTTAATGTGGCGCCAGGCCTTTATATTGTGGAGCTATCCGACGGCCAAAGTACACAGTCGAAGAAGCTAGTGGTGCAGTAA
- a CDS encoding TonB family protein, giving the protein MKHLFFILLLVGLGVSAQAQTATSPAKQPIVLQADHMQAQQNPAANRPDVAPQFPGGQPALNKFFQQQVKYPEAARVNQITGNVMVTGIIETDGDLTTLAVARGLSPECDAEALRVLRMMPPWRAATRKGEQIPVQIQLAVPFGNSAVLEVEQPQGKVKFE; this is encoded by the coding sequence ATGAAACATCTTTTCTTCATCTTGTTGCTCGTAGGTTTGGGGGTTTCGGCGCAGGCCCAAACCGCTACCTCACCCGCGAAGCAGCCGATTGTGTTGCAGGCTGACCACATGCAAGCCCAGCAAAATCCAGCCGCGAACCGGCCCGACGTAGCTCCGCAGTTTCCGGGCGGGCAGCCAGCGTTGAATAAATTTTTTCAGCAACAAGTGAAGTATCCGGAGGCTGCCCGCGTCAACCAAATTACCGGCAACGTCATGGTTACGGGTATAATCGAAACAGATGGAGACTTGACCACCTTGGCTGTAGCCAGAGGCCTTAGTCCGGAATGTGATGCTGAAGCCCTGCGCGTACTAAGGATGATGCCGCCGTGGAGAGCGGCTACCCGGAAAGGCGAGCAAATACCCGTGCAGATCCAGCTAGCGGTTCCGTTTGGCAACTCGGCAGTTCTGGAAGTGGAGCAGCCGCAAGGCAAAGTAAAGTTTGAATAA
- a CDS encoding phosphatase PAP2 family protein has product MKRLTERFLALFGLLTAELILAGVVFLGAFVLFFYLTRVVFVEHSATLDNFAFQEMDGIRAAEPNFTAWVKRVTFFASAPFLTVTGIVLPSILFWLKRRREALELFLAVLGSSILNQLLKNHFHRSRPETALFPQPGLSFPSGHAMIGVALYGCAAWLLWRHGRHPIWSGLLLIWAIVVGLSRVYLHVHYATDVLAGFAAGVVWLVLLRGALRLWWREKNQLPSSNE; this is encoded by the coding sequence ATGAAGAGACTGACAGAACGTTTTCTGGCCCTGTTCGGGCTGCTCACGGCCGAGCTAATCCTGGCGGGCGTTGTATTCCTAGGGGCTTTCGTGCTGTTCTTCTACCTAACGCGTGTTGTATTTGTAGAGCACTCGGCCACGCTCGACAATTTCGCCTTCCAAGAAATGGACGGAATACGCGCCGCCGAGCCTAACTTCACAGCGTGGGTCAAGCGTGTTACTTTCTTCGCCTCGGCTCCTTTCCTGACGGTGACCGGCATTGTACTACCGAGCATCCTGTTTTGGCTGAAGCGCCGCCGTGAGGCGTTAGAGCTTTTCTTAGCCGTGCTAGGTTCTTCCATCCTGAACCAACTCCTAAAAAACCACTTCCACCGTTCCCGTCCCGAAACTGCACTGTTTCCGCAGCCAGGCTTGAGTTTCCCTAGTGGCCATGCAATGATTGGAGTAGCGCTCTACGGGTGCGCTGCGTGGTTGCTCTGGCGCCACGGTCGCCATCCGATCTGGTCGGGGTTGCTGCTTATCTGGGCAATCGTCGTCGGTCTGAGCCGCGTGTACCTGCACGTGCACTATGCTACCGATGTGCTTGCTGGCTTTGCGGCGGGCGTTGTGTGGCTGGTTCTACTGCGTGGTGCTTTACGCTTGTGGTGGCGAGAGAAGAATCAATTACCATCAAGCAATGAGTAG
- a CDS encoding M61 family peptidase, protein MRNLAATLLLALALPSAALAQTTPVQYTVAFPNAAHHEANVTVVFTELKPGTLQVRMARSSPGRYALHEFAKNVYAVQATDSKGKALKISQPDPYGWDVSGHDGTVRFTYTLYGDRTDGTYAGIDQIHAHLNMPATLAFAHGQEQRPAEVKFDLPTGWQVATQLKPDAAKGTYYAPHLQYLMDSPTSLGPQKVRTWQEQGKIIELAVVHTGTDAELDAYAELTKKIVREAAAIFGELPNYDFDRYTFVANYLPQTSGDGMEHRNSTSVTSNSPLRGQGVLRNLGTVSHEFFHSWNVERIRPKSLEPFDFERANMSEALWFAEGFTQYYGNLIMRRSGAFPEDRYWDDVTGVVNAMLNSPGASRYSPVEMSQQAPFVDAAVSIDPNNRSNTYLSYYVIGAGNALALDMLLRQNYKTDLDTYMRTVWQQYGKPQRNYAPEHPYTLADLQRVLGQVSRDTAFAGRFFREHITGHQLFNYEQLLAPAGLVVRRTKSGQASLGLARLSFADSTITVAGNTLVGSPLYQAGIDREDQITKFDGKSPRNQEELTQLLAQHKPGDAIPVVFRSRGQERTAQVTLVESPLLEVVPNEKAGRPVTKQMQKYRAAWLGSKAK, encoded by the coding sequence ATGCGGAATCTTGCCGCTACTCTCCTGCTCGCGCTGGCCTTACCTAGCGCGGCGCTGGCGCAAACAACGCCGGTGCAGTATACCGTTGCTTTCCCCAATGCCGCGCACCACGAAGCCAACGTTACCGTAGTGTTTACGGAGCTAAAGCCGGGCACTTTGCAAGTGCGCATGGCCCGTAGCTCACCGGGGCGCTACGCCTTGCACGAGTTTGCCAAGAACGTATACGCCGTGCAAGCCACTGATTCTAAAGGTAAAGCTTTAAAAATTAGCCAACCCGACCCGTACGGCTGGGACGTAAGCGGCCACGATGGCACGGTGCGCTTCACCTACACGCTCTACGGCGACCGAACCGACGGTACTTACGCTGGCATCGACCAAATCCATGCGCACCTGAACATGCCGGCTACTCTAGCTTTTGCCCACGGTCAGGAGCAGCGACCAGCCGAAGTGAAATTTGACTTACCGACTGGCTGGCAAGTAGCTACCCAGCTTAAGCCCGATGCGGCAAAGGGCACTTACTACGCGCCTCACTTGCAATACCTTATGGACAGCCCCACTTCCCTAGGTCCGCAGAAGGTGCGCACCTGGCAGGAACAGGGTAAGATCATCGAGCTAGCTGTGGTGCACACGGGAACGGATGCGGAGCTGGATGCCTACGCAGAGCTCACCAAAAAGATCGTCCGCGAGGCCGCGGCTATTTTCGGCGAGCTACCCAACTACGACTTTGACCGCTACACCTTCGTTGCCAACTACTTGCCCCAGACCAGCGGCGACGGGATGGAGCATCGCAACTCGACCAGCGTCACGAGCAACAGCCCCCTGCGTGGACAAGGTGTTTTACGTAACCTAGGTACGGTATCGCACGAATTTTTCCACTCTTGGAACGTCGAACGTATTCGCCCCAAATCGTTGGAACCTTTTGATTTTGAGCGGGCTAATATGAGTGAGGCGCTGTGGTTTGCCGAGGGCTTCACCCAGTATTACGGCAATCTAATTATGCGGCGCTCAGGTGCTTTCCCCGAAGATCGGTACTGGGATGATGTGACTGGCGTGGTGAATGCCATGCTAAACTCGCCGGGGGCGAGCCGCTACTCGCCCGTGGAGATGAGCCAGCAGGCGCCCTTTGTGGATGCAGCCGTAAGCATTGACCCGAATAACCGCAGCAACACCTATCTATCTTACTACGTCATCGGGGCGGGCAATGCGCTGGCGCTGGATATGCTGCTGCGTCAGAACTACAAAACAGACCTTGACACGTACATGCGCACTGTGTGGCAGCAATACGGCAAACCGCAGCGCAATTATGCTCCCGAGCACCCTTACACGCTGGCCGATTTGCAGCGTGTGCTAGGCCAAGTAAGCCGCGACACTGCTTTTGCCGGTCGCTTCTTCCGCGAACATATCACGGGGCATCAACTCTTCAACTACGAGCAGTTGCTTGCGCCCGCAGGGCTAGTGGTACGACGAACTAAATCTGGGCAAGCTAGCTTGGGCCTAGCACGCTTATCCTTTGCCGACAGCACAATTACCGTTGCAGGCAACACACTCGTTGGCAGCCCACTTTACCAAGCTGGCATCGACCGTGAAGACCAAATTACCAAGTTCGATGGCAAGTCGCCGCGCAACCAGGAAGAGCTTACCCAACTACTGGCCCAGCACAAGCCCGGCGACGCTATACCGGTGGTGTTCCGCTCGCGCGGGCAGGAGCGCACGGCCCAAGTAACGCTGGTCGAAAGCCCACTGCTGGAAGTTGTTCCCAATGAAAAAGCAGGTCGTCCCGTTACGAAGCAGATGCAGAAATACCGGGCTGCTTGGTTAGGCAGTAAGGCGAAATAA